A region of Nocardioides sp. JS614 DNA encodes the following proteins:
- a CDS encoding enoyl-CoA hydratase/isomerase family protein: MHVTWTADGHVARVALCRPPVNAFSREMIADLEMVLAEVESSDARAVVVTGGSRFSAGVDVGLLAQAPPEDAIPRNASFQRVFDRIQHHRLPFVAAVNGYALGGGCELAMACDIRVAARDAFFALPEIGLGGLPGIGGMARVQRLVGPGKARQLVLTGDRIPAEEAYRIGLVEELAEPGCAETVAQEVAERIAARPPLSVQAGKRALDQGADVSLVAAQQIDLRYCGEIAGTEDRQESLRAFLEKRPPVVVGR; encoded by the coding sequence ATGCACGTAACCTGGACCGCCGACGGACACGTCGCCCGCGTCGCGCTCTGCCGACCGCCGGTCAACGCGTTCAGCCGGGAGATGATCGCGGACCTCGAGATGGTCCTCGCAGAGGTGGAGAGCAGTGACGCTCGGGCCGTGGTCGTCACCGGGGGGTCGCGGTTCTCCGCCGGGGTCGACGTCGGGCTGCTGGCTCAGGCCCCGCCCGAGGACGCCATTCCGCGCAACGCGTCCTTTCAGCGCGTGTTCGACCGGATCCAGCACCATCGGCTGCCGTTCGTCGCAGCCGTGAACGGTTACGCGCTCGGCGGGGGGTGCGAGCTCGCCATGGCCTGCGACATCCGGGTCGCCGCCCGTGACGCCTTCTTCGCGCTACCCGAGATCGGCCTCGGCGGCCTGCCCGGTATCGGAGGCATGGCTCGCGTGCAGCGACTCGTGGGGCCGGGCAAGGCGCGCCAGCTGGTACTGACCGGCGACCGGATACCCGCCGAGGAGGCGTACCGGATCGGGCTGGTCGAGGAGCTCGCCGAGCCCGGCTGCGCCGAGACAGTGGCGCAGGAGGTTGCCGAACGGATCGCGGCCCGGCCACCTCTCTCCGTCCAAGCCGGGAAACGGGCTCTCGACCAAGGTGCGGACGTCAGTCTTGTGGCAGCGCAACAGATCGACCTTCGGTACTGCGGCGAGATCGCGGGTACCGAGGACCGCCAGGAGTCGCTCCGGGCGTTCCTCGAGAAGCGGCCGCCCGTGGTCGTCGGCAGGTGA
- a CDS encoding carbohydrate ABC transporter permease produces MAVEIIPMLGVVWISLTDYNPLEPDSWTEFVGGENYSRMLDDSLFWKSLGNTFFFAVLYLPISILGALLAATLLNQNLRGRLVYRGIFFMPVVVSWVVASTMIMWFLDPSSGFVSMVSQELGFGRLPQLLQDESTAMPAVAFVAIWKYFGYNTVIYLAGLQSVNPALEEAAKVDGASAFGRFWYVTLPALRPVTAVVVMLNMIQAIRIFDPMLIMTNGGPNYATTSTVLYVYRMAWDNLEFGYGSAITGALSLIIFAIAGLQFWFFNRRSVEG; encoded by the coding sequence GTGGCAGTCGAGATCATTCCCATGCTGGGCGTGGTCTGGATCAGCCTCACCGACTACAACCCGCTCGAGCCGGACAGCTGGACGGAGTTCGTCGGCGGCGAGAACTACAGTCGCATGCTCGACGACTCCCTGTTCTGGAAGTCGCTCGGGAACACCTTCTTCTTCGCGGTCCTGTACCTCCCGATCTCGATCCTCGGTGCACTCCTCGCGGCGACGCTCTTGAACCAGAATCTCCGCGGGAGGCTGGTCTACCGAGGCATCTTCTTCATGCCCGTGGTGGTGTCCTGGGTCGTGGCCTCCACCATGATCATGTGGTTCCTGGACCCCTCCTCAGGGTTTGTCTCGATGGTCAGCCAGGAGCTCGGTTTCGGCCGGCTGCCGCAGCTGCTGCAGGACGAGTCGACCGCCATGCCAGCGGTCGCGTTCGTCGCGATCTGGAAGTACTTCGGCTACAACACCGTCATCTACCTGGCTGGCCTGCAGTCGGTGAATCCTGCGCTGGAGGAGGCGGCCAAGGTCGACGGGGCTTCCGCGTTCGGCCGGTTCTGGTACGTCACGTTGCCGGCCCTGCGCCCCGTGACCGCGGTCGTGGTCATGCTCAACATGATCCAGGCGATCCGGATCTTCGACCCCATGCTGATCATGACGAACGGCGGTCCGAACTACGCGACCACCTCGACGGTCCTCTACGTCTACCGCATGGCGTGGGACAACCTCGAGTTCGGCTACGGCAGCGCCATCACCGGCGCCCTTTCGCTGATCATCTTCGCGATCGCGGGCCTCCAGTTCTGGTTCTTCAACCGAAGGAGCGTCGAGGGGTGA
- a CDS encoding acyl-CoA dehydrogenase family protein — protein sequence MTLAPDELEEMAATTRRFIRERIHPIEQEVDDTDHIDPQVWQSLVDESVELGLYTANVPETLGGPGLTIAEQTRLWEEFGHTSWPFSYLLARPHRVLFACTEEQRSRYLDPVLAGKRAQCFALTEPGAGSDNSAMRTRAEKVEGGYVLNGAKHFISHGNADFAIVFAVTGPPLRGRTPQVTAFLVDRGTPGFTVGKAQRMMGWSGMEECELVFENCFVPDDQVLGTPGEALRLGLASVAQRRLQMAAYCVGAMERLLGLSIAYTRDRVVFDEPLFDKQGIRWMLAEAAMEPYLAREATYKAARLCDEARAAGRSEIELSRLFAREISIAKLHATRALNRVADVAVQVHGGMGWCREYPVERLYRDARVFRIIEGADEVHKEIIAKAL from the coding sequence ATGACGCTGGCACCCGACGAGCTCGAGGAGATGGCCGCCACCACGCGGCGGTTCATCCGGGAGCGTATCCACCCCATCGAGCAGGAGGTCGACGACACCGACCACATCGATCCCCAGGTCTGGCAGTCCCTGGTCGACGAGTCGGTCGAGCTCGGTCTCTACACGGCGAACGTGCCGGAGACCCTCGGCGGGCCGGGTCTCACGATCGCCGAGCAGACCCGCCTGTGGGAGGAGTTCGGCCACACCTCGTGGCCGTTCAGCTACCTGCTCGCGCGGCCGCACCGAGTGCTCTTCGCCTGCACCGAGGAGCAGCGTTCGCGCTACCTCGACCCCGTCCTCGCGGGCAAGCGGGCCCAGTGCTTCGCCCTCACCGAGCCCGGCGCCGGGTCGGACAACTCCGCGATGCGCACCCGCGCGGAGAAGGTCGAAGGAGGCTACGTCCTCAACGGCGCGAAGCACTTCATCAGTCACGGCAACGCCGACTTCGCGATCGTCTTCGCCGTCACGGGTCCCCCGCTGCGCGGCCGCACGCCGCAGGTCACGGCGTTCCTCGTCGACCGTGGGACGCCGGGCTTCACCGTCGGCAAGGCCCAGCGGATGATGGGCTGGTCGGGCATGGAGGAGTGCGAGCTCGTCTTCGAGAACTGCTTCGTGCCCGACGACCAGGTGCTGGGCACCCCCGGCGAGGCCCTGCGCCTCGGGCTGGCGTCGGTTGCGCAGCGTCGGCTCCAGATGGCCGCCTACTGCGTCGGCGCCATGGAGCGGCTGCTCGGGCTGAGCATCGCCTACACGCGCGACCGGGTCGTCTTCGACGAGCCTCTCTTCGACAAGCAGGGCATCCGCTGGATGCTGGCCGAAGCCGCCATGGAGCCGTACCTCGCCCGCGAGGCGACCTACAAGGCAGCCCGCCTGTGCGACGAGGCGCGCGCTGCCGGCCGGTCGGAGATCGAGCTGTCACGGTTGTTCGCTCGCGAGATCTCGATCGCCAAGCTGCACGCCACGCGCGCCCTGAACCGGGTGGCGGACGTCGCCGTCCAGGTGCACGGCGGCATGGGGTGGTGTCGGGAGTACCCGGTCGAACGTCTCTACCGGGACGCGCGCGTGTTCCGGATCATCGAGGGCGCCGACGAGGTCCACAAGGAGATCATCGCCAAAGCGCTCTGA
- a CDS encoding carbohydrate ABC transporter permease, with protein sequence MSILPVSTRRPARPVRETPRTWLSKAVTYVLLTLGAVVILGPFLWMVRSVITPNSVLYSRGGGGVIPRHFTLDHITGAFTEGIQPFDVYFVNSLIVTAIAVVSNVFFCGLAGFALARFEFVGRRALLIVIVLMLAIPIESRIIPLYILASRSGFSNTYFGIALPLLVTSLGIFLMRQYVMTIPREIDEAATVDGCSAWRLYWQIIFPICRPVIAAIAIFTFITAWNDFLWPLVITQTQDMQTLPVAAANLAVVKDQLRWGTLLAFSLLSVLPVLIFYLFMQRQFMAGITGGAVKE encoded by the coding sequence GTGAGCATCCTTCCCGTGAGTACCCGCCGGCCCGCGCGCCCGGTCCGCGAAACGCCGCGGACCTGGCTCTCGAAGGCGGTGACCTACGTCCTGCTGACCCTGGGCGCCGTGGTCATCCTGGGCCCGTTCCTGTGGATGGTCCGGTCCGTGATCACGCCGAACAGCGTGCTGTACTCGCGTGGGGGCGGCGGGGTGATCCCGCGGCACTTCACCCTCGACCACATCACCGGCGCGTTCACCGAAGGCATCCAGCCGTTCGACGTGTACTTCGTCAACAGCCTCATCGTCACGGCCATCGCCGTCGTCAGCAACGTCTTCTTCTGCGGCCTGGCCGGCTTCGCCCTCGCCCGCTTCGAGTTCGTGGGACGGCGTGCGTTGCTGATCGTCATCGTCCTCATGCTGGCCATCCCGATCGAGTCGCGAATCATCCCCTTGTACATCCTCGCGTCTCGCTCTGGCTTCTCGAACACCTACTTCGGCATCGCTCTGCCACTGCTCGTGACATCGCTCGGCATCTTCCTCATGCGCCAGTACGTGATGACCATCCCCAGGGAGATCGACGAGGCTGCGACTGTCGACGGGTGTTCGGCGTGGCGGTTGTACTGGCAGATCATCTTCCCGATCTGCCGCCCCGTCATCGCGGCCATCGCGATCTTCACCTTCATCACCGCCTGGAACGACTTCCTCTGGCCGCTGGTGATCACCCAGACCCAGGACATGCAGACGTTGCCGGTGGCGGCCGCCAACCTGGCGGTGGTCAAGGATCAGCTGCGGTGGGGCACCCTGCTGGCGTTCTCACTGCTCTCGGTGCTGCCCGTGCTGATCTTCTACCTGTTCATGCAGCGCCAGTTCATGGCCGGGATCACCGGGGGAGCCGTCAAGGAGTAG
- a CDS encoding CaiB/BaiF CoA transferase family protein, which produces MREATMVKAEAAVLPLSGVRVVDLTRALSGPFCTMLLGDQGAEVVKIERPVVGDDTRRQSNPMVGTENSAFLAVNRNKRSVAVDLRAEAGVEVVRRLVAVSDVVVENFRPGKAEQMGLGYEQLRELNPGLVYCSISGWGSDGPYAARGGYASTAEAAGGLMSVTGERGRGPVKVGVSIVDSLTGLYAKDAITAALLARVRTGVGQKVETSLLESTVSILSMSAYAYLLGGVVAGRWGSEHQWNVPWKAFETTDGYVVVASSSEEQWRKICVGIERPDLLEDPRFTTMADRAAHREILYALLDEVFATHTTHDWVARLDAVGAAAAPVNTIDQVFADPQVLARDMLQSVEHPTLGPIAQVGHAQKLHGTPHQITLPPPLLGQHTREVLTDLGGYTPDEIDELARDGVVGVADHPAATA; this is translated from the coding sequence ATGAGAGAGGCGACCATGGTGAAGGCCGAAGCCGCTGTGCTGCCGTTGTCGGGGGTGCGGGTGGTGGACCTGACCCGGGCGTTGTCGGGTCCGTTCTGCACGATGCTGCTGGGCGACCAGGGCGCCGAGGTGGTCAAGATCGAGCGGCCGGTGGTCGGGGACGACACCCGGCGCCAGTCCAACCCGATGGTGGGTACGGAGAACTCCGCGTTCTTGGCGGTCAACCGCAACAAGCGCAGCGTGGCGGTCGACCTGCGCGCCGAGGCGGGGGTCGAGGTGGTGCGGCGGCTGGTCGCGGTCAGCGACGTGGTCGTGGAGAACTTCCGGCCCGGCAAGGCCGAGCAGATGGGGCTGGGCTACGAGCAGCTGCGCGAGCTCAACCCGGGGCTGGTCTACTGCTCGATCTCGGGGTGGGGCAGCGACGGGCCCTACGCCGCGCGGGGTGGGTACGCCTCGACCGCCGAGGCCGCCGGCGGGCTGATGAGCGTCACCGGCGAGCGCGGCCGGGGCCCGGTCAAGGTCGGGGTCTCCATCGTGGACTCCCTGACCGGCCTGTACGCCAAGGACGCCATCACCGCCGCCCTCCTGGCCCGCGTCCGCACCGGCGTGGGCCAGAAGGTCGAGACCTCACTGCTGGAGTCGACCGTCTCCATCCTGTCGATGTCGGCCTACGCCTACCTCCTCGGCGGCGTCGTCGCCGGCCGCTGGGGCTCCGAGCACCAGTGGAACGTCCCCTGGAAGGCCTTCGAGACCACCGACGGCTACGTCGTGGTGGCGAGCAGCTCCGAGGAGCAGTGGCGCAAGATCTGCGTGGGCATCGAGCGGCCCGACCTGCTCGAGGACCCCCGGTTCACCACCATGGCCGACCGCGCCGCGCACCGCGAGATCCTCTACGCCCTCCTCGACGAGGTCTTCGCCACCCACACCACCCACGACTGGGTCGCGCGCCTGGACGCCGTCGGCGCCGCCGCCGCCCCCGTCAACACCATCGACCAGGTCTTCGCCGACCCCCAGGTCCTGGCCCGCGACATGCTCCAGAGCGTCGAACACCCCACCCTGGGCCCGATCGCCCAGGTCGGCCACGCCCAGAAGCTCCACGGCACCCCCCACCAGATCACCCTCCCCCCGCCCCTGCTCGGCCAGCACACCCGCGAGGTCCTCACCGACCTCGGCGGCTACACCCCCGACGAGATCGACGAGCTCGCCCGCGACGGGGTGGTGGGTGTGGCCGACCACCCCGCCGCGACGGCGTGA
- a CDS encoding MaoC family dehydratase: MSAARGVDDWSRTPDRAAQNETFGPRRVVVSDALVRRHAFVHDAAVSAVSLPTGEVSPLVVGNDLLRIYEERHQRHADVGGLHLRESLQLLSPVWTGEVLELSGRYAGWFPRGDVACLVVDAEAHGEDGRLIARARATESLPAAPDGVPERPPLPSLPRRVSPSAGPVGEAAHPWRTPMPGARLPELRRRLEQEHLSVYSGGASFERNLHTDPDKAAERGYARPVAQGMHLCGLVDELCRQHLGVRWWLGGELDVRFVGPVLAGSPLVVGGAVVATDERGGSRVEIDVWVTCGEDAVLVGVASAPR; the protein is encoded by the coding sequence GTGAGTGCCGCGCGCGGCGTCGACGACTGGTCCCGCACGCCGGACCGGGCCGCCCAGAACGAGACCTTCGGCCCACGCCGGGTCGTCGTGAGCGATGCGCTGGTGCGGCGCCACGCCTTCGTCCACGACGCCGCGGTCTCGGCGGTGAGCCTGCCGACCGGCGAGGTGTCGCCCCTGGTCGTGGGCAACGACCTGCTGCGCATCTACGAGGAGCGTCACCAGCGCCACGCTGACGTCGGTGGGCTGCACCTGCGCGAGTCGCTGCAGCTGCTGTCGCCCGTGTGGACAGGGGAGGTGCTGGAGCTCTCCGGCCGGTACGCCGGCTGGTTTCCGCGGGGCGACGTGGCGTGCCTGGTCGTCGATGCCGAAGCGCACGGCGAGGACGGACGCCTGATCGCGCGGGCGCGCGCGACGGAGTCGCTGCCGGCCGCTCCCGACGGTGTGCCCGAGCGCCCGCCGCTGCCCAGCCTTCCACGCCGGGTGTCTCCTTCGGCGGGCCCGGTGGGCGAGGCCGCACACCCGTGGCGCACACCGATGCCCGGCGCACGGCTTCCCGAGCTCCGCCGCCGGCTGGAGCAGGAGCACCTCTCGGTGTACTCCGGGGGCGCGTCGTTCGAGCGGAACCTGCACACCGACCCCGACAAGGCGGCCGAGCGTGGCTACGCGCGTCCGGTGGCGCAGGGCATGCACCTGTGCGGCTTGGTGGACGAGCTGTGCCGCCAGCACCTCGGCGTGCGGTGGTGGCTCGGGGGCGAGCTCGACGTCCGGTTCGTGGGACCGGTGCTGGCCGGCAGCCCCTTGGTGGTCGGCGGTGCCGTGGTCGCTACCGACGAGCGCGGCGGCAGCCGGGTCGAGATCGACGTCTGGGTCACCTGCGGTGAAGACGCCGTGCTGGTCGGAGTGGCCTCCGCGCCGCGCTGA